TCCGAAACCACGCATTACAGCCTCACCGACCTCGGTGTAGTCTCAGCCCCCAGGCCTTGCTAAAGTTGAGACTAGTCCTCTCAATGCGTAGGAACTCAGAATGACAAGGACTAGTCTCAACTAATGGCCAGCCACAGTAGTTGAGACGGGTCGTCTCAATGCATACGGTTCTCGAACTCCTTCGCGATGGACAGTGATTCACCTTCAAGAATTTCGTAGCTTTCACACCTAACACTCTTTACAGCGGATGACGTACCTTCTTTCAACGATGTCAATCGACCGAGATACATTCGAGAACACGAGCGAGGACGAGCTCGCGGATCTTTCGGTCCCTGATCAGGTCCTCGGATTTCTCGCCGCTAACGACGATCGTGCGTTCAAAGCCCGGGAAATCGCCTCTCAGATCGGCGTCGACGAGGGCGCAGTCAGTACTGCTCTCTCACGGTTGAAGGACCGTAATCTGGTCGAACATAAGGCGACGTACTGGGCGGTGACTGACGATGCTGAGCGCCTCGAAGGATACAGTGGATACGAGCGTGCGACCGCACTGTTCAACGACCAACTCGGTACAGAGGATAAGGAGGCGTGGCGCGAGCACGCACCGCAGAAGCCCCATCCGAGCGTTGAGGATGAACAGTGACCGACGAAGAGACACCGATTTTTGAGCGTGGCGATGTCGTCTACGGTGACGATCCATTCAAAGGCGAGGAAGACGCTCGGCCCTGGCTTATCCTCTCGAACCACGAAGGCCGTCAGTTCTACGGCGAGCAGTATATCGCGGTAACACTAACGTCGAAGTCTTGGATGGATGGCCTCATCGCTATTCCTGAGGAGAGCTGGCTTCGTGGCGGGACACCGGACGAGAGTCGGATCGTCCCGTGGAGCGTCCAATCCATTGACCACGAGGATATCGACTTCTGGCAGGGGTATCTTGCCGGAGATCTCGTTGACGAGACGGTTGCTGCACTCGTTGAAGAGCTTCAGTAGCAGAGACTCCATGTTTTCATTCGTGAAATGGCCAAGTGACACAGCGATAGGGTAGCTTGCCTATCTTCCAACGAATTGTCGGTAGAACGTTGTCTGAACCCCGTACGCTAGTTGACATCCTCCTCCGCGTTCACGCGGAGGAATCCCACGGCACCGCGCCGCTGGATTGGGATATTAGGGTTTGGAGTCTACCACCTCTGTCCGAGGTTGGAATCCTCGGGAGAGGTCGTGAAGGTAGACTCCGGGCTGTGCCAACCAGCCGGTACTCCTATCCCCGGACAACTGCCCGGATGACTCGGAGTTACTTTGATTGATGTCGAGACGGATGTTCTCCGCCCCGTTCACGTCAGCGTTGAACGCCGCGTCACACTTCTCACACACGTACAAGCCACGCTCAACGCGCTGACTGTCGTCTTCTCTACCGCACACGCAACACGTCTTACTCGTGTCGCGCTCGGACACTTCTACGACTTCGATGCCCTCAACCGTCGCCTTGTATTCGAGGATGTTCGAGAACCTATCGAACGCCCACCCGTGCAGGTTGAGATTGCCGTGCCGCCCCCAGTTCTTCGACTCGTTGTTATCGTCCTCTTCGCGGACTCCAGCGAGTTCTCCGATGTTGATGTGACACACTCCCTTCTCGATACACCGTTCAACGATGTGTTTAGCGAGGCTGTGGAAGAAGTGAGTACGGCGCTCCGACCACTTCGCGTGGAGTCGAGTGGCTTCTTGACCCCCCGAGTCGTCGCACTTGGCGATTTCCTTCGGGAAGGAGTAGCCGTCCTGTTTCAAGCGATTGCCGGGGTACAAGTCGGCTTCCTCGGTACTGTACGCGACCGCCGCGAAGTTACAGATGCCGAGGTCGATACCCGCCGTCTCCTCGCCGGGTGCGTTGGGCGTCTCTACTTCGGCTTTGCAGACAAGGTGGAGTTCCCAGCGTCCCTTTGCCTTGTCGTAGACGGCTCTGACCTGCTGGAGATTCTCGACCGTGACTCCGGGCCGCGTCTCGTATTCGACAAGGATGTATTCCCACGCTCGGGGGTGTTCCTTGTGATTCGCGCCCTTTGAAAGTCGGACACGGTTGTTCTTGGTGTCGTGTTTGATGCCGTTCTGCTTCCACGTCACCGTCGAACGGGGTGTTCTTCGTGGACGCGGTTGCCGTGGTCGTCGTAGTAGTTTTTCTTGCGGTAGCCGGGCGGGTTCGCTCGACTGTCTGACTTCCTCTTGCCGTCCCACGAGTTGAAGGCTTCAGCGAGTTCCTCCAGAACGCGCTGACTGGACTGTGAGTGCAGTCCTTTGTATTTGGTGTGACCTTTCAACTCGTCTTTGAGGTCGCCGTGGTCAGGAATCTCGCCGGTTTCATCCCACACTTGGCGGGAATGGTAATTGGCGACGTTCCAGAGCTTGCTGGCCGACCACCCGTGCCGGTCGAGCGGTTCCTCTACCTGACTGTGGTTGAGGATTTTCGCTCGGTGAGTGCGGTGGACTTCCAGCATTGTGAAAGCCTGTATAAGCACTTATACTCGTGTCTCTTGTAAGGTTTCGGTTTGAGGAGAGTGGAATATCCTGCTTTGCCATCGACGGTGGGTTGTGGAGGGGTTGTCGGATTCATCCCGCGCCTAAAGGCGCGGGTATTCTCCTCGAATCTCTATAATCGCCACGAGTCGGTGGAGAACTTCGTCCGTGCACTCCCATTGGCGTATTTCGGATTCACCACCCACGACCGCTACGTGGGGTCGACTTGCGACGAGATAGACACGCTCTTTCGCGTGTTCTTGCTGAAAGAGCTCCACGGGTGGGCCCACGAAACCGCACTGATCGAGTATCTCGAGTGTCGCCCTGTACTCTGCGAGCAGCTAGGCTTAGAAAGTGTCCCGGACCAGTCGACGCTGTGGCGTAGTTGGCACGAACGATTCACCGCCGAGCTTCGCAGTACCGTCGAGACAGCTGCGCAGACCATCCTCATCAAAGCCCAGGACGCGGATGTCGCAGTCCCACGCGAGCCAGAACGTCGCCTTTCGCCTCACCGTGACGAGGAGAACGAACCAGACCTAAACGATCAAGCGATACTCGATGAAGCAGCGACGGTTGCGGATCACGTCAGTCGCGGGTATCGAGAACGGCTACCGGAAAGTCAAATCGTTCATGGCCGATACGACCAGTACAGACCATCGCTACCGGTTTTTCAATTTCATCTTCGCGTGTCTGCTGTACTCGCTGTGGCGACTCGTCGACATGCTGGTGAAACGCTCGCTCGGCGACGAGCGAGCGTGTACACGCCTGCGTGGATCGACGTTCCTCACAATCGCCAAACAGAACTACGGCGTCGATCCACCAGACTGATCGCCTGACGGCTGTCGGGTCCGACTGGCTGGCCAGCGGCCGCGCTGGCCCGCCTTCCCCCGATCATCGGATCTCACATACTGGATCTGCCACCTCCCGGGTCGATCGCGATTGACCTAGCAATTTTGCCCCGAACCACTACCCAGATCGAACCCTGTATCGGCCGAAATCCAACGCATTGAGTTCTCTATCTTGGCCGCCTGGATCGGCGCTTCATAGACAACTTTCCTCCATCCAGCGGATCTAAACGCCTGTCCGTCGGAACAGAGCCCGACGTTTACTTTCACCCTTATCTTTGAGCTTAATATTCTGTCTCACCATACATTCACCGACAGATGCACTACGTCCGTGATGGAGATCCGATCGCACCGAGTCGGTTCGGCGAGCCAGAGGACCACCCTGATCCCGATCAGCGCGTCAGCGTAACGGAGCGTGTTCGAGAGATTGCCCCTCGCGTCCC
This sequence is a window from Salinigranum marinum. Protein-coding genes within it:
- a CDS encoding helix-turn-helix domain-containing protein, producing MSIDRDTFENTSEDELADLSVPDQVLGFLAANDDRAFKAREIASQIGVDEGAVSTALSRLKDRNLVEHKATYWAVTDDAERLEGYSGYERATALFNDQLGTEDKEAWREHAPQKPHPSVEDEQ
- a CDS encoding type II toxin-antitoxin system PemK/MazF family toxin, yielding MTDEETPIFERGDVVYGDDPFKGEEDARPWLILSNHEGRQFYGEQYIAVTLTSKSWMDGLIAIPEESWLRGGTPDESRIVPWSVQSIDHEDIDFWQGYLAGDLVDETVAALVEELQ